The nucleotide window CTGCGTCGTCTGGTAGCCTCCTTATCCTTTCTTGTGTCTCACAAAAGACATCTCCTACCTTTATTAACCATTCTATATCACCATTACAAGAAGCGGACTCAACAATAAAACCCTTCAGGGAATCTAAAAGCCCTTTTATTATCATATCAGGAGTAAATCCTTCGTCTATCATCCCTTTTACAAAGGAGATTGCCTCTTTATCTTTATTTTTTATCATTTCAATCAATGAAACAATTACCTCCTCTTTGCAGATTCCCAAAAGGCTCCTTATATCATCACAATTTGCATCCTCTTTGTATAAAATAACCTGATCAAGGATAGATTCTGCATCCCTTAGACTTCCATCAGAGATGGAGGATATAAGAGAGATTGCATCTTTATCTATTTTAAAACCCTCTTTTTCTACTATAGAAAACAGGGCTTCATTTATCATAACCCTTTCTATCTTTCTAAATTCAAACATCTGTGTCCTTGAGGATATTGTCTTTGGAACCTTTTGAACATCTGTTGTTGCAAAGATAAAGATTACATGAGCAGGTGGCTCCTCAAGGGTTTTTAATAGGGCATTGAATGCCTCTGTGGTTAGCATATGAACCTCATCAATAATGTAGACCTTGAACCTTCCACCAATAGGCTTATAGCTTACACTTTCCCTTAATTCCCTTATCTGGTCAATCCCCCTATTTGAAGCACCGTCAATCTCAATAACATCTAAAGAGAAGCTCTCATCAATCTCAAGACAGGAAGAGCATTTGCAACAACAAATTGGTGTTGGTCCCTCTTTGCAATTTAGAGATTTTGCCAAAATCCTTGCAATAGATGTCTTTCCTGTTCCTCTGGGTCCAAAGAAAAGGTATGCCGGGTTTATTCTGCTTTGGAAAATAGCGTTCTTTAAGGTTGTAACAATATGGCTTTGCCCTATAACGCTGTCAAAACTCTTTGGCCTATATTTCCTTGCTAAAGAAAGATACATCTTATTCTTCAGAGCCAGATGGAGGGATTTTTCCCAAAAGATAGAGGCATAAACATAAGATAAATATAACAAGAGCAAATACACCAATCTTTGCTAATTGATAAGATAAAGGAATTTCCTCAAACCCTATGGACATCTTTGCCTCAACAAGAACCATTCCCCTGATGCTTGATATTATCCCAACAAAGATAAATGGCTTTAGGGTAAAAGGAAGCTTTTTAAAATACCTTAAAACATCCCAGAGGATTTCCATAATAAGGAGGACAAACAATGCATCTCCTACCATTTCAAGGATGGAAGTGATATTTAAAGAAAAAGCCTTTATAAAAGCCTGATAGAGAAAGGCAAAGGCAGCAAAGACAAGAATAAAGGCAACGCTAATATGAACAATGTCATCTATTAAGAGAAAAATCCTTCTTATTCTTTTCATACCATCTCTCCCTTTGGATATGAACCCAAGACCTTTAAATAATTGCAAAGATTATTAAGTCCTTCTATTGCTATTTTTACCTTTTCATCCTGGATATGACCTTCAAAATCAATAAAAAACATATATTCCCAAGGTTTTATCTTTGATGGACGGGATTCTATCTTTGTAAGGTTTATCCCCTCCTCTGCAAATGGCATAAGCATATCATGTAATGCACCTGGCCTATCTTTTACAGAAAATAAAATTGATGTTTTATCCTGTCCTGTTGCATTACCATATTCCCTTCCAATAACAACAAACCTTGTTGTATTTGAAACAAAATCTTCTATTTGTCCTTTAAGGATATTGAGACAATAGATTTCTCCTGCCCACTTATTTCCAATGGCTGCAGAGCATTTTTCATCTACTACCCTTTTTGCAGCAGATGCTGTGGATGACATATCAATAAGCTCTACACCAGGCATGTTTTCGGAAAGGAATTTTCTACATTGGGCAAATGCAGAGGGATGGCTATATACCCTTTTAATCTTTAAAATACTATCTTCTTTAGAAAGTAGGCAATGGGATATTTTAAGGTATATCTCATCACAGATTACAACATCTGAGGAAATAAACATATCAAGGGTATTAGAAACAATACCCTCTATTGAGTTTTCAATTGGGACAACGCCATAATCTGCCCCTTTTTTAAGAACCTCCATAAATACATCTGATATTTCATTAAAACCAATATATTTATTTGACGCTCCAAACCTTTGTTCTGCAGCCTGGTGGGTAAATGTTCCAGCTGGGCCTAAATATGCTATTGTTGGCTCTCCTTGAAGATGCAAAGAAACAGAGAATATCTCTCTATAGATTGCAGAAATTGCCTCTTTTGAAAGGAGTTTTCTATTTTTTATGAGCCTTTCTAAAACCTCCCTTTCCCTATCTATATGCAAAAGGGAAAGGTTTTCCTCTCTTTTTAGCTTTCCTATCTCTTTTGCAATAGAAATTCTCTCCTCAAGCATCTCTAATATCTTGCCATCTATTTGGTCTATCCTTTTTCTTAATTCATTCATCTTCATTTTATAAAATTATTTAAGGGCTTTTTTCCCATCTTCTTAAGCCTATGGTTTAATGCAGCAATCTCTGCAATAACAGACATATTCCTTCCTGGTCCAACAGGAATAAGCATCTTTGGAACAGAAACATCTAAAATTTTCATTGGTT belongs to bacterium and includes:
- the dnaX gene encoding DNA polymerase III subunit gamma/tau, giving the protein MYLSLARKYRPKSFDSVIGQSHIVTTLKNAIFQSRINPAYLFFGPRGTGKTSIARILAKSLNCKEGPTPICCCKCSSCLEIDESFSLDVIEIDGASNRGIDQIRELRESVSYKPIGGRFKVYIIDEVHMLTTEAFNALLKTLEEPPAHVIFIFATTDVQKVPKTISSRTQMFEFRKIERVMINEALFSIVEKEGFKIDKDAISLISSISDGSLRDAESILDQVILYKEDANCDDIRSLLGICKEEVIVSLIEMIKNKDKEAISFVKGMIDEGFTPDMIIKGLLDSLKGFIVESASCNGDIEWLIKVGDVFCETQERIRRLPDDAELLLELAIIKLIQESEGQRVRGSEGQNDDVLGRWNEVLEMVSKKNPLLKNPLQEIESIEEEENKLILKFKETANTHRRIIEKAENKRVIEDVLNELFKRKMEIVIPERDIVELASEIFDAVEIK
- a CDS encoding phosphate-starvation-inducible PsiE family protein, coding for MKRIRRIFLLIDDIVHISVAFILVFAAFAFLYQAFIKAFSLNITSILEMVGDALFVLLIMEILWDVLRYFKKLPFTLKPFIFVGIISSIRGMVLVEAKMSIGFEEIPLSYQLAKIGVFALVIFILCLCLYLLGKIPPSGSEE
- the pheA gene encoding prephenate dehydratase, which encodes MKMNELRKRIDQIDGKILEMLEERISIAKEIGKLKREENLSLLHIDREREVLERLIKNRKLLSKEAISAIYREIFSVSLHLQGEPTIAYLGPAGTFTHQAAEQRFGASNKYIGFNEISDVFMEVLKKGADYGVVPIENSIEGIVSNTLDMFISSDVVICDEIYLKISHCLLSKEDSILKIKRVYSHPSAFAQCRKFLSENMPGVELIDMSSTASAAKRVVDEKCSAAIGNKWAGEIYCLNILKGQIEDFVSNTTRFVVIGREYGNATGQDKTSILFSVKDRPGALHDMLMPFAEEGINLTKIESRPSKIKPWEYMFFIDFEGHIQDEKVKIAIEGLNNLCNYLKVLGSYPKGEMV